One Halobacterium sp. DL1 DNA window includes the following coding sequences:
- a CDS encoding modification methylase translates to METTHRVHVGDARDLPLADDSADLVVTSPPYPMIEMWDETFAALDPAVGDALDAGDGARAHDLMLDVLDDAWAEVARVLRPGGIAVVNVGDATRTVGRFRVYDNHARITQTFEELGFDPLPGVLWRKPANSAAKFMGSGMVPPNAYVTLEREHVLVFRNGERRSFEPGADRRYEAAYFWEERNRWFSDVWTDLGGERQALADPDLRERSAAFPLALPYRLVNMYSVYGDTVLDPFWGTGTTSLAAAVAGRSSVGVEHDPGFANAFAERIREAPHLSREFARQRLADHREFVRGTDDALDYEAENYDTRVRTNQERRIQFYEVADVAETPDGWRATHEPYRE, encoded by the coding sequence ATGGAGACGACCCACCGCGTCCACGTCGGCGACGCCCGCGACCTGCCGCTCGCCGACGACAGCGCGGACCTCGTCGTCACGTCGCCACCCTACCCCATGATCGAGATGTGGGACGAGACGTTCGCCGCACTCGACCCCGCAGTCGGCGACGCGCTCGACGCGGGCGACGGCGCTCGCGCCCACGACCTGATGCTCGACGTGCTCGACGACGCCTGGGCGGAGGTCGCGCGCGTCCTCCGGCCCGGCGGCATCGCGGTGGTGAACGTCGGCGACGCCACTCGCACGGTCGGTCGGTTCCGGGTCTACGACAACCACGCTCGCATCACGCAGACGTTCGAGGAGCTGGGCTTCGACCCGCTGCCGGGCGTGCTGTGGCGCAAGCCCGCCAACAGCGCCGCGAAGTTCATGGGCAGCGGGATGGTGCCGCCGAACGCCTACGTCACGCTCGAACGCGAGCACGTCCTCGTCTTCCGGAACGGCGAGCGCCGCAGTTTCGAGCCGGGCGCCGACCGGCGCTACGAGGCCGCCTACTTCTGGGAGGAGCGCAACCGCTGGTTCTCCGACGTCTGGACGGACCTCGGCGGCGAGCGCCAGGCGCTCGCGGACCCCGACCTCCGGGAGCGCTCGGCGGCGTTCCCGCTGGCACTCCCCTACCGCCTCGTCAACATGTACTCCGTCTACGGCGACACCGTCCTCGACCCGTTCTGGGGGACCGGGACGACGAGTCTCGCGGCGGCCGTCGCGGGCCGCAGTTCCGTCGGCGTCGAACACGACCCCGGATTCGCCAACGCGTTCGCCGAACGCATCCGGGAGGCGCCCCACCTCTCACGGGAGTTCGCCCGCCAGCGACTCGCCGACCACCGCGAGTTCGTCCGCGGAACCGACGACGCCCTCGACTACGAGGCCGAAAACTACGACACGCGCGTCCGGACCAACCAGGAGCGCCGCATCCAGTTCTACGAGGTCGCGGACGTGGCGGAGACGCCGGATGGGTGGCGGGCGACACACGAACCGTACCGGGAGTGA